The Halictus rubicundus isolate RS-2024b chromosome 3, iyHalRubi1_principal, whole genome shotgun sequence genome includes a region encoding these proteins:
- the Pygo gene encoding pygopus family PHD finger isoform X2, producing MSHNIAGMPPFARMPLGGMGMGVNMGPSAPHPESSAHPHPPPPPPAGANPKKKRRTNANVAQPPPQQPPSVQDLLPPPLTGYGDTIVASNPFDDTPPQTTQTPMMHGGPPHMHPHHPHHIGGPPMRGMSPLTSIGGMSPMMPHNMGSMSPMGNSPMTNHMNHMGAMSPMNHAPIGGMSPMNNMGPNMPPGPMNTMNNHMNMSHMGNSQLSGPPMGSPMNNMNSGPMGSPMNNMGHSMGSPMGGPLGSPMNTMGGSNHMPNGPMNMNNINSHIPPNSPLNGPSMNNVNSPLGHNGSQPHPNHMANNLNNLGRPMNGPMTTMSSMVTNNMNMSGPNQINSMNMGGPPMNNMSNMSISHHNQMSHMGGPMGTMSSNMGGGPPIGHPINMGGSMPPHGFQGPPGMGPKPMPVSAGKIYPPNQPMVFNPQNPNAPPIYPCGVCHKEVHDNDQAILCESGCNFWFHRYAARDAQDCRKPPINY from the exons ATGAGCCACAATATTGCAGGCATGCCACCCTTTGCGAGGATGCCTTTGGGGGGTATGGGTATGGGTGTGAATATGGGACCTAGCGCCCCGCATCCTGAATCTTCTGCTCACCCTCATCCACCGCCGCCACCACCCGCCGGTGCCAATCCCAAGAAGAAAAGACGTACAAACGCGAACGTCGCTCAGCCACCTCCGCAGCAACCTCCATCTGTGCAG GATTTATTACCTCCACCGTTGACAGGGTACGGAGACACGATAGTGGCGAGTAACCCTTTTGACGATACGCCACCGCAAACCACGCAAACTCCGATGATGCACGGTGGACCGCCCCACATGCACCCACACCACCCGCATCACATCGGTGGGCCACCCATGAGAGGCATGAGCCCGTTAACTTCGATAGGCGGAATGAGCCCTATGATGCCTCATAACATGGGCAGCATGAGCCCGATGGGGAACTCACCCATGACGAATCATATGAATCATATGGGAGCCATGTCTCCCATGAATCATGCGCCAATAGGTGGTATGAGCCCCATGAACAATATGGGTCCCAACATGCCACCTGGTCCAATGAATACCATGAACAATCACATGAATATGAGTCACATGGGTAATTCTCAACTCAGCGGTCCACCCATGGGTAGTCCGATGAACAATATGAACAGCGGACCGATGGGTAGTCCAATGAATAACATGGGGCACAGTATGGGTAGTCCTATGGGCGGTCCATTGGGATCTCCTATGAACACTATGGGAGGGTCCAATCACATGCCCAACGGACCGATGAACATGAATAATATCAATAGCCATATACCACCGAACAGCCCATTGAACGGGCCATCTATGAACAACGTAAACAGTCCATTGGGACACAACGGATCTCAACCCCATCCGAATCACATGGCCAATAATCTTAACAATTTAGGAAGGCCAATGAACGGACCTATGACCACCATGAGCTCCATGGTGACCAACAATATGAACATGAGCGGTCCGAATCAAATAAACAGCATGAACATGGGTGGACCTCCAATGAACAATATGTCCAATATGAGTATCAGTCACCACAATCAAATGAGTCACATGGGAGGCCCGATGGGCACTATGTCCAGTAATATGGGGGGAGGTCCACCGATAGGCCATCCCATTAACATGGGTGGTTCTATGCCACCCCATGGTTTTCAAGGCCCACCAGGTATGGGACCAAAACCGATGCCAGTTTCTGCAGGAAAG ATATACCCTCCAAACCAACCAATGGTATTTAACCCACAGAACCCCAATGCTCCGCCCATTTATCCTTGCGGAGTGTGTCACAAAGAAGTGCACGACAACGATCAAGCAATTCTTTGCGAGTCTGGTTGCAATTTCTGGTTTCACAGGTACGCTGCAA GGGATGCACAGGATTGTCGGAAACCGCCTATCAATTACTAA
- the Pygo gene encoding pygopus family PHD finger isoform X1 translates to MSHNIAGMPPFARMPLGGMGMGVNMGPSAPHPESSAHPHPPPPPPAGANPKKKRRTNANVAQPPPQQPPSVQDLLPPPLTGYGDTIVASNPFDDTPPQTTQTPMMHGGPPHMHPHHPHHIGGPPMRGMSPLTSIGGMSPMMPHNMGSMSPMGNSPMTNHMNHMGAMSPMNHAPIGGMSPMNNMGPNMPPGPMNTMNNHMNMSHMGNSQLSGPPMGSPMNNMNSGPMGSPMNNMGHSMGSPMGGPLGSPMNTMGGSNHMPNGPMNMNNINSHIPPNSPLNGPSMNNVNSPLGHNGSQPHPNHMANNLNNLGRPMNGPMTTMSSMVTNNMNMSGPNQINSMNMGGPPMNNMSNMSISHHNQMSHMGGPMGTMSSNMGGGPPIGHPINMGGSMPPHGFQGPPGMGPKPMPVSAGKIYPPNQPMVFNPQNPNAPPIYPCGVCHKEVHDNDQAILCESGCNFWFHRGCTGLSETAYQLLTAEVYAEWVCDKCLQSKNIPLVKFKP, encoded by the exons ATGAGCCACAATATTGCAGGCATGCCACCCTTTGCGAGGATGCCTTTGGGGGGTATGGGTATGGGTGTGAATATGGGACCTAGCGCCCCGCATCCTGAATCTTCTGCTCACCCTCATCCACCGCCGCCACCACCCGCCGGTGCCAATCCCAAGAAGAAAAGACGTACAAACGCGAACGTCGCTCAGCCACCTCCGCAGCAACCTCCATCTGTGCAG GATTTATTACCTCCACCGTTGACAGGGTACGGAGACACGATAGTGGCGAGTAACCCTTTTGACGATACGCCACCGCAAACCACGCAAACTCCGATGATGCACGGTGGACCGCCCCACATGCACCCACACCACCCGCATCACATCGGTGGGCCACCCATGAGAGGCATGAGCCCGTTAACTTCGATAGGCGGAATGAGCCCTATGATGCCTCATAACATGGGCAGCATGAGCCCGATGGGGAACTCACCCATGACGAATCATATGAATCATATGGGAGCCATGTCTCCCATGAATCATGCGCCAATAGGTGGTATGAGCCCCATGAACAATATGGGTCCCAACATGCCACCTGGTCCAATGAATACCATGAACAATCACATGAATATGAGTCACATGGGTAATTCTCAACTCAGCGGTCCACCCATGGGTAGTCCGATGAACAATATGAACAGCGGACCGATGGGTAGTCCAATGAATAACATGGGGCACAGTATGGGTAGTCCTATGGGCGGTCCATTGGGATCTCCTATGAACACTATGGGAGGGTCCAATCACATGCCCAACGGACCGATGAACATGAATAATATCAATAGCCATATACCACCGAACAGCCCATTGAACGGGCCATCTATGAACAACGTAAACAGTCCATTGGGACACAACGGATCTCAACCCCATCCGAATCACATGGCCAATAATCTTAACAATTTAGGAAGGCCAATGAACGGACCTATGACCACCATGAGCTCCATGGTGACCAACAATATGAACATGAGCGGTCCGAATCAAATAAACAGCATGAACATGGGTGGACCTCCAATGAACAATATGTCCAATATGAGTATCAGTCACCACAATCAAATGAGTCACATGGGAGGCCCGATGGGCACTATGTCCAGTAATATGGGGGGAGGTCCACCGATAGGCCATCCCATTAACATGGGTGGTTCTATGCCACCCCATGGTTTTCAAGGCCCACCAGGTATGGGACCAAAACCGATGCCAGTTTCTGCAGGAAAG ATATACCCTCCAAACCAACCAATGGTATTTAACCCACAGAACCCCAATGCTCCGCCCATTTATCCTTGCGGAGTGTGTCACAAAGAAGTGCACGACAACGATCAAGCAATTCTTTGCGAGTCTGGTTGCAATTTCTGGTTTCACAG GGGATGCACAGGATTGTCGGAAACCGCCTATCAATTACTAACAGCAGAAGTTTACGCGGAATGGGTGTGTGATAAGTGTTTGCAGTCGAAAAATATACCTTTGGTCAAATTTAAACCATAA